A DNA window from Niabella yanshanensis contains the following coding sequences:
- a CDS encoding RagB/SusD family nutrient uptake outer membrane protein encodes MRTYIIIFLTWCVLSSCNKDAFLNETPLSDLSPENVLKDVNGYENLITSLHYYTREELTGDDLYRYFDMFTGTDLCTSGQLSVTQFVNYETYLTPATAAASRTYNWCYTSILPYANLIIEEASKPENAGVFSSEAQKNAIIAEARFFRAYGHNILANLYGDICIMDRFYKEPKTDFVRSSRADAYKLIAEDLEFASQWLPVTVAKNKEGRIVKGAADHLLAEAYISLGQYDKAIAAADRVINSGTYRLMKERFGVNKDKPGDAFSDLFIQGNQNRSTGNMESIWVWQFEEFTPGGGGSLGGNHSPRGWLPFMVQFTDPAGRLGFALNADSLLRGVAIMRPNPYFLYDLWLSDWNNDMRNSAYNIKREFWYNNPASTYFGKKVEPRNTPLDTMQRLYPYVRKVEGKSWQGVLTNGRSGKDMIIYRLAETYLLKAEAYLRKGDQANAAASINVVRARANAKPVSASDVTLDYILDERGRELMAEEPRKRTLCRMGMLVERVKKYNMKAETRNSIAEKHNLYPIPQGAIDANFSVKLTQNTGY; translated from the coding sequence ATGAGAACCTATATAATTATATTTTTAACATGGTGTGTGCTATCGTCCTGTAATAAAGATGCTTTTCTGAACGAGACACCGCTTTCGGACCTGAGCCCTGAAAATGTTTTGAAAGATGTGAATGGTTATGAAAATCTGATCACATCCTTACATTACTATACCCGTGAAGAGTTGACTGGCGATGATTTGTACCGTTACTTTGATATGTTTACAGGTACCGACCTTTGCACTTCCGGACAGCTGTCTGTTACGCAGTTCGTGAATTATGAAACTTATCTGACGCCCGCCACTGCTGCTGCATCAAGAACCTATAACTGGTGTTATACTTCCATTCTGCCTTATGCCAACCTGATCATTGAGGAGGCATCCAAACCGGAGAATGCCGGTGTGTTTTCTTCTGAAGCGCAGAAGAATGCGATCATTGCAGAAGCCAGGTTTTTCAGGGCTTATGGTCATAATATCCTGGCTAATTTGTATGGGGATATCTGTATCATGGACCGATTTTATAAGGAGCCTAAAACCGATTTCGTGCGTTCGTCAAGAGCAGATGCTTATAAGCTGATTGCCGAAGACCTCGAATTTGCTTCTCAATGGTTACCTGTTACAGTAGCAAAAAATAAGGAGGGCAGGATCGTTAAAGGAGCCGCTGATCATTTACTGGCAGAAGCGTATATCAGCCTGGGCCAATATGATAAAGCCATTGCAGCGGCCGATAGAGTGATTAATTCGGGAACCTACAGGCTCATGAAAGAACGCTTTGGTGTGAATAAGGACAAGCCGGGCGATGCCTTCTCCGATTTGTTTATACAGGGAAATCAAAACCGTAGTACCGGCAACATGGAATCCATCTGGGTATGGCAATTTGAAGAATTTACACCTGGAGGTGGTGGTAGCCTCGGTGGTAACCACTCGCCAAGAGGTTGGTTGCCCTTTATGGTGCAGTTTACCGATCCGGCTGGCCGTTTAGGATTCGCGCTGAACGCTGATAGCTTATTGAGAGGCGTGGCTATTATGCGGCCGAATCCCTACTTTCTTTACGATCTGTGGCTGAGCGATTGGAATAATGATATGAGAAATTCTGCTTATAATATTAAGAGAGAGTTTTGGTATAATAATCCGGCTTCTACTTATTTTGGCAAAAAGGTAGAACCTCGTAATACGCCGTTAGATACCATGCAGCGTTTATATCCTTATGTGAGAAAAGTAGAGGGCAAGTCCTGGCAGGGAGTGCTCACCAATGGCCGTAGCGGGAAAGATATGATCATTTACCGCCTGGCAGAAACTTATTTGCTTAAAGCAGAGGCTTATCTTAGAAAGGGTGATCAGGCAAATGCTGCGGCCAGCATTAATGTGGTGCGGGCAAGAGCCAACGCCAAACCGGTATCAGCATCTGACGTAACATTAGATTATATTCTTGACGAGAGGGGAAGGGAACTGATGGCTGAAGAACCCAGGAAGCGTACTTTATGCCGGATGGGCATGTTGGTGGAAAGAGTTAAAAAATACAATATGAAAGCAGAAACCAGGAACAGCATTGCAGAGAAGCATAATTTATATCCCATCCCTCAAGGTGCTATTGACGCAAACTTTTCAGTAAAACTTACACAAAATACCGGTTATTAA
- a CDS encoding nucleoside hydrolase, protein MIIRNLIQRAACLVLFAGALFHTNAQQPAKVILDTDIGPDYDDVGAMAVLHSLADKGEAEILATISCNHHYLTGPTLQLFNTYFKRPGIPVGVPKSMALSMGASQKWPQELMTKYPHRNKANDEFPDAVKVYRELLAKAADTSITVIAVGFLTNLSDLLHSPADKISPLTGKELVEKKVRHLVSMAGRFPSGREFNVYKDTVSAAYAIQNWPTPVYFSGWEIGNEVHTGLKLSQNKKISKSPVKDVYARCIPMAPIDSSGRMSWDQTAVLAGVRGAANYFNTVRGRFVLLDNGKNVWENDPAGKHYYYTFKMSPAGLSDIIEELMTR, encoded by the coding sequence ATGATAATAAGAAATTTGATACAAAGAGCCGCCTGCCTGGTACTGTTCGCAGGTGCTCTCTTTCATACAAATGCACAGCAACCGGCGAAGGTTATTCTGGACACAGATATCGGACCGGATTATGACGATGTAGGCGCCATGGCGGTACTGCATAGCCTGGCTGATAAAGGTGAAGCCGAGATACTCGCTACCATATCCTGCAATCATCATTATCTTACGGGGCCAACCCTCCAGTTATTCAATACTTATTTTAAAAGGCCCGGAATTCCTGTGGGAGTTCCTAAATCCATGGCCTTAAGCATGGGCGCTTCTCAAAAATGGCCACAGGAGCTGATGACAAAATATCCGCATCGGAACAAAGCCAATGATGAGTTTCCGGATGCGGTGAAAGTTTACCGGGAACTATTAGCTAAAGCAGCTGATACGAGCATCACCGTGATAGCGGTAGGTTTTCTTACTAACCTTTCCGATCTGCTGCATTCACCTGCCGATAAGATCAGTCCTCTAACAGGTAAGGAGCTGGTTGAAAAGAAAGTAAGACACCTGGTGTCTATGGCCGGGCGGTTCCCTTCGGGTAGAGAGTTTAATGTTTACAAGGATACGGTATCGGCTGCTTATGCAATTCAAAACTGGCCTACACCGGTTTATTTTAGTGGCTGGGAGATTGGAAACGAAGTTCATACCGGTTTAAAGCTGTCGCAGAACAAAAAGATATCTAAGAGCCCGGTGAAAGACGTGTATGCCAGGTGTATCCCTATGGCACCGATAGATTCATCGGGCAGAATGAGCTGGGATCAAACGGCCGTGCTGGCAGGGGTGAGGGGCGCTGCAAATTATTTTAATACAGTGCGGGGAAGGTTCGTATTGCTCGATAATGGGAAGAATGTCTGGGAAAATGACCCCGCCGGAAAGCATTATTATTATACCTTTAAAATGTCTCCTGCCGGGTTGAGCGATATTATTGAAGAATTAATGACCAGGTAA
- a CDS encoding exo-alpha-sialidase, with translation MKVITIALFIVIHLQVNAQLFSNNYMAQPFNAPKINTQKATVYTPGSGDYQYSHHPSIAFFKGKFFCIFSNGLVGEDEPGQRVAIATSTDFFNWSTVTALRDLGIAYELTPGGLLVANNNLLVAYYTQHDSTADFSHPNSRLYAVSTTDGVNWSAPVNLGVSIFPCHRPSILASGRLLLTGNRNFYYSDDPTGLSGWTLASNAAFLPGQTARLVEGAILEHTDSIYTLFRDAGKRWMWQESSKNGSSWSTPVRSAFTNDDTKAHFGKLPNGKSYYVGTPDTLAFGNRTPLVLSISDDGFNFNENYIIADDFYQIQYSAGRAKGGQFGYPYSFIKDDTMYVIASRRKEKVEIIRFALSELDSAVSMLSKDLSLNPQLDGTQLPLDAGWLAGTITSPASGSLTPNGEILINCTSGQSYSFQATPSSGAVFNPTGDYTIEFRLRVTQNNGRGIDIYTRDGLSTHTLLCIDTNRVFLNGSAAFHYLDATQYHTYRLVVKRDQKQMYFFIDGEFIRTVSRSNNTGTPQLLFGKTNAIAITQAYIDYLSYDLTGAYQPPAPPALELTLAQAYLQNKHLRVNWGTSFEQNCAYYEIALSADGKNFKKVGKVDSKAVNGFSNNQLDYEFVLPLHNMPVLGASFLMFLMAVARIGKRRMIMGLALLLLTGFMMVSCKKNKDRFDDPAGNLFLKIIQVDNQGRPSASKVIMITQ, from the coding sequence ATGAAAGTAATAACGATTGCCTTGTTTATTGTCATACACCTTCAGGTGAATGCTCAACTGTTTTCCAATAACTATATGGCGCAACCATTTAATGCACCTAAAATTAATACTCAAAAAGCAACTGTTTATACGCCTGGCTCTGGCGACTACCAATATTCACATCATCCGTCAATAGCATTTTTTAAAGGAAAATTCTTTTGCATATTCAGTAATGGCCTGGTAGGAGAAGATGAGCCTGGGCAAAGGGTTGCTATAGCTACTTCAACTGATTTCTTTAACTGGAGCACAGTAACTGCATTAAGAGACCTCGGCATTGCTTATGAGCTTACACCCGGCGGACTACTGGTGGCCAATAATAATTTACTGGTAGCTTACTATACGCAACACGATTCTACAGCCGATTTCTCTCATCCTAATTCAAGGTTGTATGCGGTGAGTACCACAGACGGGGTGAACTGGTCGGCACCGGTTAATTTAGGCGTATCCATATTCCCCTGTCATCGACCCAGTATACTGGCTTCAGGCCGCTTGCTGTTAACCGGTAACCGTAATTTTTATTATAGTGACGATCCGACAGGATTATCCGGCTGGACACTGGCTTCGAATGCAGCTTTTTTACCGGGCCAGACAGCCAGGCTGGTAGAAGGTGCCATCCTTGAACATACTGATAGTATTTACACCTTATTCAGAGATGCCGGCAAAAGATGGATGTGGCAGGAGTCCAGCAAGAATGGATCCTCCTGGTCTACGCCTGTGAGGTCGGCCTTTACTAACGACGACACCAAAGCTCATTTTGGCAAACTACCCAATGGAAAATCTTACTATGTCGGCACGCCGGATACCCTGGCTTTTGGCAACCGCACCCCACTGGTATTATCCATATCGGATGATGGGTTTAATTTCAATGAGAATTATATCATTGCAGACGATTTTTACCAGATACAGTATAGTGCCGGCCGCGCCAAAGGAGGCCAGTTTGGTTATCCCTATTCTTTTATAAAGGATGATACCATGTATGTTATTGCCTCCCGGCGCAAAGAAAAGGTCGAGATCATACGGTTTGCACTTTCAGAGCTGGATAGCGCTGTTTCCATGCTCTCCAAAGATCTGTCTTTAAATCCGCAGCTGGATGGTACCCAATTGCCACTTGATGCCGGTTGGCTGGCTGGCACTATTACAAGCCCTGCTTCGGGAAGCCTTACGCCGAATGGTGAAATATTGATTAACTGCACTTCAGGTCAGTCTTATTCTTTCCAGGCGACACCATCAAGTGGAGCTGTTTTTAACCCCACGGGTGATTACACTATTGAGTTTCGATTGCGGGTAACACAGAATAATGGCCGTGGAATAGATATCTACACAAGGGATGGTCTGTCTACTCACACACTATTGTGCATTGATACCAACAGGGTATTTTTAAATGGCAGTGCCGCTTTTCATTACCTGGATGCTACGCAGTATCACACATATAGGTTAGTGGTAAAGCGCGATCAGAAGCAGATGTACTTTTTTATAGATGGTGAATTTATCCGAACCGTCAGCCGAAGTAACAATACCGGTACTCCACAGCTCTTGTTCGGAAAAACCAATGCGATAGCCATCACACAGGCTTATATCGATTATTTGTCCTATGATCTTACAGGCGCTTATCAGCCGCCCGCTCCGCCTGCTCTTGAATTAACCCTGGCCCAGGCTTATCTTCAAAACAAGCATTTACGCGTTAACTGGGGAACAAGCTTCGAACAAAATTGTGCTTATTATGAAATAGCGTTGTCTGCTGATGGCAAGAACTTTAAAAAAGTGGGGAAAGTAGATAGCAAGGCTGTTAATGGCTTCTCCAACAATCAGCTTGATTATGAGTTTGTACTTCCCCTCCATAACATGCCCGTCCTCGGGGCTTCCTTCCTGATGTTTTTAATGGCTGTTGCCCGCATCGGCAAGAGGCGAATGATTATGGGGTTGGCATTGCTGCTGCTAACAGGCTTCATGATGGTATCCTGCAAAAAGAATAAGGACCGTTTTGATGATCCGGCAGGTAACCTGTTCCTGAAAATTATACAGGTGGATAACCAGGGACGGCCATCGGCTTCAAAAGTGATTATGATAACCCAATAA
- a CDS encoding GRP family sugar transporter — protein MFIVDSYPLAVLLCFVTMLCWGSWGNTQKLAGRSWRYELFYWDYVIGVLLFSVLSAFTLGSIGTGGRSFVADLLQADTRNIMSAFIGGVVFNASNILLSAAIAIAGMSVAFPLGVGIALVLGVIVNYAASQKGNSTLLFLGVVLVVIAIILNAVAYKTKDSNQKSSARGILISLIAGILMAFFYRFIAASMDLDNFYAPQAGKMTPYTAVFIFSTGIFISNFLFNTLLMRKPFTGAPLSYRDYFKGGLATHFTGVLGGLIWGLGNSLNLIAAGKAGAAVSYGLGQGATMVAAFWGVFIWKEFKNSPPTVSIKLRWMFLLFIVGLACIVMSGR, from the coding sequence ATGTTTATTGTAGATAGTTATCCGCTTGCCGTGCTGCTATGTTTTGTTACGATGCTCTGCTGGGGGTCCTGGGGAAATACCCAAAAGCTGGCGGGCCGCTCATGGAGATATGAGCTATTTTATTGGGACTATGTAATCGGGGTACTCCTCTTTTCTGTTTTATCTGCCTTTACATTAGGAAGTATCGGAACCGGTGGCCGTAGTTTTGTAGCCGACCTGCTGCAGGCCGATACCAGGAACATCATGAGCGCCTTTATCGGCGGTGTGGTTTTTAATGCATCCAATATTTTGCTTTCTGCTGCTATTGCCATTGCTGGTATGTCGGTGGCTTTTCCACTTGGTGTCGGTATCGCTTTAGTGTTGGGTGTCATAGTTAATTATGCAGCTTCGCAAAAAGGAAATTCAACATTGTTATTCCTGGGTGTAGTGCTGGTGGTGATCGCTATTATATTAAATGCCGTGGCCTATAAGACCAAAGATAGCAATCAGAAAAGTTCGGCCAGGGGCATTCTTATATCGTTGATAGCGGGGATATTGATGGCTTTCTTTTACAGGTTTATTGCCGCCTCAATGGATCTCGATAATTTTTATGCGCCGCAGGCCGGTAAAATGACGCCGTATACGGCAGTGTTTATTTTCTCAACCGGTATTTTCATCAGTAATTTTCTGTTCAATACCCTGCTTATGCGGAAACCTTTTACAGGAGCTCCCTTAAGTTACCGGGATTATTTCAAGGGCGGCCTGGCTACCCATTTCACAGGTGTGTTGGGAGGGCTGATCTGGGGGTTGGGTAATTCTTTAAACCTTATAGCTGCGGGAAAGGCAGGCGCTGCCGTTTCTTATGGCCTGGGGCAGGGCGCTACCATGGTGGCTGCATTCTGGGGCGTGTTCATCTGGAAGGAGTTCAAAAACAGTCCCCCAACTGTAAGTATCAAACTGAGATGGATGTTCCTGTTATTCATCGTCGGCCTGGCATGTATTGTTATGTCCGGTCGCTGA
- the rbsK gene encoding ribokinase, with product MNKTIVIIGSSNTDMVIRTPYFPTRGETIIGADFLMNAGGKGANQAVTVARLAGNASFICRVGNDLFGNNALALFQKEGIDTTYISRDASAPSGIAIITVNDAAENTIVVAPGANALLDTAQVDEASEKIQSAAYLLMQLEIPLETVMHAARMGFDHKVPIILNPAPARTLPDELYQWISIITPNEKEASLLTGVEVEDEVSARRAAKILADKGVAIIIITMGSHGALLYDGSIFTHIATPVVDAIDTTAAGDVFNGALVVALSEGKDLADAVSFACDVSAISVTRRGAQSSVPYRSEVS from the coding sequence TATCGGAGCCGATTTTTTAATGAATGCAGGTGGCAAAGGAGCGAACCAGGCGGTTACAGTGGCTCGGCTTGCAGGCAACGCCAGTTTTATATGCCGCGTTGGTAATGACCTTTTTGGTAATAACGCCCTCGCGCTTTTTCAAAAGGAAGGCATTGACACAACTTATATTTCCCGCGATGCAAGCGCGCCTTCGGGCATTGCGATCATCACTGTAAATGACGCGGCTGAAAATACAATAGTAGTAGCGCCCGGAGCCAATGCGCTTCTGGACACCGCCCAGGTAGATGAAGCATCAGAAAAGATACAATCGGCAGCTTATCTGCTGATGCAACTGGAGATACCCCTGGAGACCGTGATGCATGCAGCCCGGATGGGTTTTGATCATAAAGTACCCATTATATTGAATCCGGCCCCGGCGCGGACGCTTCCGGATGAACTGTACCAGTGGATATCTATTATAACGCCCAACGAAAAGGAAGCTTCATTGCTTACCGGGGTGGAAGTAGAAGATGAAGTGAGTGCGAGAAGGGCTGCGAAAATTCTGGCTGATAAAGGCGTGGCTATCATCATCATTACAATGGGTAGCCATGGTGCGCTATTGTATGATGGTTCCATATTCACGCATATTGCTACGCCGGTGGTTGACGCCATAGATACCACCGCTGCGGGAGATGTATTCAATGGGGCCCTGGTAGTGGCATTGAGCGAGGGCAAAGACCTTGCTGATGCCGTTTCGTTTGCCTGCGATGTATCAGCTATCTCAGTCACCAGGCGAGGTGCACAAAGCTCGGTTCCTTACCGAAGCGAAGTCTCTTAG
- a CDS encoding sialidase family protein produces the protein MIRLPIILMLLHFSGIAAWAQQSAVLQSEFLYEKAPFIECHASTIEQTPGGLVAAYFGGTKEQNPDVEIWVSRRVKGKWVAPVSVANGIQHSAKRYPCWNPVLYQVPNGPLLLFYKVGPSPQTWWGELITSKDNGKTWSEPRRLPEDILGPVKNKPVLLKDGVLLCPSSTEVTSGGGWRMHFEMTKDWGKTWSKTASIDTTSAINAIQPSVLFYPGNRLQLLARSKDDGVVSSWSDDGGRTWSALQANVLPNPNSGTDAVTLKNGVQLLIYNHIGKTGNQWGGKRSPLNLAISKDGTNWKNVVTLESERGEFSYPAIIQGKDGLVYITYTWNRRKVKFAIVDPQKLENL, from the coding sequence ATGATACGTTTACCTATTATTTTAATGCTACTACACTTTTCCGGTATAGCTGCATGGGCTCAGCAAAGCGCTGTATTACAATCAGAATTTTTATATGAGAAGGCGCCGTTTATTGAATGCCATGCCTCTACCATTGAACAAACGCCCGGAGGCTTGGTAGCTGCTTATTTTGGTGGCACCAAGGAACAAAACCCCGACGTAGAAATCTGGGTATCGCGCCGGGTAAAAGGCAAATGGGTGGCTCCTGTTTCTGTGGCTAATGGTATACAACATAGTGCCAAGCGCTATCCCTGCTGGAACCCGGTATTATACCAGGTACCTAACGGGCCACTCTTATTGTTTTACAAAGTAGGGCCCAGTCCACAAACCTGGTGGGGAGAGCTGATTACTTCAAAAGATAATGGCAAAACCTGGTCCGAACCGCGCAGACTACCGGAAGATATATTGGGACCCGTTAAGAATAAACCGGTACTGTTAAAGGATGGTGTATTGCTTTGCCCTTCCAGCACAGAAGTTACATCGGGTGGAGGATGGCGTATGCATTTTGAAATGACAAAGGATTGGGGTAAGACCTGGTCTAAAACTGCAAGTATTGATACCACATCAGCAATCAATGCCATTCAACCCAGTGTATTGTTTTATCCAGGTAACCGGCTGCAGTTGCTGGCGCGTAGCAAAGATGACGGAGTTGTAAGCAGTTGGTCAGATGATGGAGGCCGGACCTGGTCTGCGCTACAGGCCAATGTGCTACCTAATCCTAATTCAGGAACGGATGCGGTTACGCTAAAGAATGGAGTTCAATTACTCATTTATAATCATATTGGTAAAACAGGTAATCAATGGGGTGGCAAAAGATCTCCCTTAAACCTGGCAATTAGTAAAGATGGTACAAACTGGAAAAATGTGGTTACGTTAGAAAGCGAACGTGGTGAGTTTTCTTATCCGGCCATCATACAGGGTAAGGACGGGCTGGTGTATATCACGTATACCTGGAACCGCCGTAAAGTGAAATTTGCGATTGTTGATCCTCAAAAACTCGAAAATTTATGA
- a CDS encoding SusC/RagA family TonB-linked outer membrane protein — MKRNYCLMILMLLLYGIQLYAQQGGPAIKGTVTNQLGEPLPGTTIAIAGKNNSAIADNNGVYTLNAIAGDTLIFSAAGYEEKRIQVGSGSIVDISLVPVNNSLDGVVVIGYGKQSRKFVTGAVSKTEIVKDVPNTSITQSLRGRVAGVQFTDNGRPGQNGTILIRGPRSLSAGNNPLIVVDGIIYNGVLSDINPNDIESMEVLKDASASAIYGSRAANGVILISSRRGTTEKPTINVNTFTSISSPGYKIKLLTPERYVQKILDARKELGQEADPAKIASYLAPNEAENYLAGRTVDPYDVATQDGAGIRSIDLNMAGKTQRTNYFISASFNDEKGIILNDRQKRTTFRVNLENKITNWFTVGTNTMYGRRDFSGVLPNMDAFYQLSPYGSIYNEDGSARQFVVDGETVAGNPLYAPYFRSNQRIQNNLFANFYGIVQLPFVQGLSYRINISPNIRWVNAYDAARQDTSLANNTKSASKSNTNYYDWMIENILTYNKKINKANHIDVTLLYSRNSQFVEATGANATLLSSDVLGWNNLGLGETQTVSSSSSKIQGVSYMARINYRLMDKYLATFTIRRDGSSVFSENHKYAVLPSGALSWIVSEEGFLKNSPVVDLLKLRLSYGAVGNQAISAYQSLSKIGTQRYVYGDGGTTSLAYYPMNMANSDLKWETTYSTNIGLDFELLKGRIGGTIEYYHMKTKDLLVTRDLPRMTGFTSVWTNLGQVDNSGIEITLNTSNIRTKDFEWRSSVTFSNNKNRIVHLYGSDTDGDGKEDDDIGNRWFIGQPIYSYFDYVFDGIYQEGDTDIPSGYKPGYVRVKDINGDGVINADDRTIIGQGQQPKIRWGLLNDFSYKGLTLSVFLNGMSGWISDFGLIGRGPVERSLNFIDYGWWTPENKSSTRPSLFHENKYGHNYYLSRNFVRIQDVALSYNFSRGFLDRVKVSNLKVFVAAKNLYTFTNWIGADPESGQTSRDNLYPMPRTISVGLNLGF; from the coding sequence ATGAAAAGAAATTATTGTTTGATGATATTAATGCTACTACTGTATGGGATACAGTTGTATGCACAGCAGGGTGGGCCCGCGATAAAAGGAACGGTTACGAACCAGTTGGGAGAGCCATTGCCGGGAACTACCATAGCCATTGCGGGTAAAAATAACTCAGCCATAGCCGACAATAACGGGGTTTATACCCTGAATGCGATTGCCGGGGATACATTGATCTTTTCGGCTGCCGGGTATGAGGAAAAGCGGATACAGGTTGGTTCCGGTTCCATAGTCGATATTAGCCTGGTTCCTGTGAATAATAGCCTCGATGGTGTGGTGGTGATTGGTTATGGTAAACAGTCCCGCAAATTTGTAACCGGCGCTGTTTCCAAAACAGAGATCGTAAAAGACGTACCGAATACCAGTATTACACAGTCGTTACGCGGAAGGGTGGCTGGAGTACAGTTTACTGATAACGGAAGGCCGGGTCAAAACGGAACCATTTTGATCAGGGGGCCGCGCTCCTTAAGCGCCGGTAATAACCCGCTGATCGTTGTCGATGGAATTATATACAACGGGGTGCTGTCAGATATAAATCCTAATGATATAGAATCAATGGAAGTGCTCAAAGATGCCAGCGCCTCGGCTATATATGGGTCAAGAGCCGCAAACGGTGTGATCCTTATTTCTTCGCGCCGGGGTACAACAGAAAAGCCGACGATCAACGTAAATACCTTTACAAGTATTTCATCGCCCGGGTATAAAATAAAACTACTGACACCCGAACGCTATGTTCAAAAGATACTTGATGCCCGAAAGGAGCTGGGACAGGAAGCAGACCCCGCTAAAATAGCCAGCTACCTGGCGCCTAACGAAGCCGAAAATTATTTGGCTGGCCGTACAGTTGACCCCTATGATGTTGCCACACAGGATGGAGCGGGCATTCGTTCAATAGATCTTAATATGGCGGGTAAAACACAAAGAACCAATTATTTTATCTCGGCCTCCTTTAACGATGAAAAAGGGATCATCCTGAATGATCGCCAAAAGAGAACCACGTTCAGGGTGAACCTCGAAAATAAGATTACTAACTGGTTTACGGTAGGAACCAATACTATGTATGGCCGCAGGGATTTTTCGGGTGTGCTGCCCAATATGGATGCCTTCTACCAGTTAAGCCCTTACGGCAGTATTTATAATGAAGATGGCTCAGCCAGGCAGTTTGTGGTTGATGGGGAGACCGTGGCTGGTAACCCGCTTTATGCACCTTATTTCAGAAGTAACCAGAGAATACAAAACAACCTGTTTGCTAATTTCTACGGGATCGTTCAACTGCCTTTTGTTCAGGGTTTGTCTTACCGGATTAATATAAGCCCCAATATTCGTTGGGTAAACGCCTATGATGCAGCGAGACAGGATACTTCACTAGCCAATAACACCAAGTCTGCCAGTAAATCCAATACCAATTATTACGATTGGATGATTGAGAATATATTGACTTACAATAAAAAGATCAATAAAGCCAACCATATTGATGTTACCTTGCTTTACTCAAGGAACTCCCAGTTCGTAGAGGCTACCGGTGCCAATGCGACCTTACTTTCATCTGATGTATTGGGCTGGAATAACCTGGGACTGGGTGAGACGCAAACCGTCAGCTCATCATCTTCTAAAATACAGGGTGTATCTTATATGGCGAGGATCAATTACCGGTTAATGGATAAGTACCTGGCTACTTTTACGATCAGGAGAGATGGTAGCTCTGTATTCTCCGAAAACCATAAATACGCCGTGCTTCCGTCCGGTGCCTTAAGCTGGATTGTTTCCGAAGAAGGATTTTTAAAGAATAGCCCGGTGGTGGACCTGCTAAAGCTGAGGTTGTCTTATGGTGCTGTGGGTAACCAGGCTATCAGCGCCTACCAGTCGCTTAGCAAAATCGGAACGCAGCGGTATGTATATGGAGATGGGGGCACTACCAGCCTGGCTTATTATCCCATGAATATGGCCAACAGTGATTTGAAGTGGGAAACCACTTACAGTACCAACATAGGTTTAGACTTTGAGTTATTGAAAGGAAGAATAGGAGGAACGATAGAATATTACCATATGAAGACGAAGGACCTGCTGGTAACAAGAGATCTGCCGAGGATGACGGGTTTTACCAGTGTATGGACCAATCTGGGGCAGGTAGATAACAGTGGTATAGAAATTACATTAAATACCAGCAATATCCGGACAAAAGACTTTGAATGGCGCTCATCTGTTACCTTCTCCAATAATAAAAATCGCATCGTACATCTGTATGGCTCTGATACCGATGGTGATGGTAAAGAAGACGATGATATCGGTAACCGCTGGTTTATTGGTCAGCCTATATATTCTTATTTCGATTATGTCTTTGATGGTATTTACCAGGAAGGCGATACGGATATACCATCAGGATACAAACCTGGATACGTGCGGGTGAAAGATATTAATGGCGATGGCGTAATTAATGCGGATGATCGCACTATTATCGGTCAGGGACAGCAGCCAAAGATTCGCTGGGGCTTGTTAAATGATTTTTCCTATAAGGGGCTGACGCTTTCTGTATTCCTGAATGGCATGAGTGGCTGGATTTCCGATTTTGGATTGATAGGCAGGGGACCGGTAGAACGCTCGCTGAACTTTATAGATTATGGCTGGTGGACGCCTGAAAATAAGTCCTCTACCAGGCCCTCATTGTTTCATGAAAACAAATACGGGCATAACTATTACCTGAGCCGCAATTTTGTTCGTATACAGGATGTAGCATTATCTTATAATTTTTCACGGGGCTTCCTTGATCGCGTAAAAGTTAGCAATCTCAAGGTCTTTGTAGCGGCTAAAAACCTGTACACTTTCACCAACTGGATCGGGGCTGATCCGGAAAGTGGCCAGACATCCAGGGATAACCTGTATCCTATGCCGCGTACCATTTCAGTTGGTCTTAATCTTGGATTTTAA